A window of Primulina tabacum isolate GXHZ01 chromosome 4, ASM2559414v2, whole genome shotgun sequence contains these coding sequences:
- the LOC142543140 gene encoding E3 ubiquitin-protein ligase RSL1-like, protein MAKDADIAFNLQVEEALTASLIDGGAASSAADDVIFGAELSQLLQNDNLSKYELDLLDQYATEAAAKRMRLDLGRQVHDRAVASQVTKIPEVEWNKTGDNFNIPYGEGSSSKIDYVVHVKGLVEPMAAGIGVAICDCNGVLVFEVSKGLSSYEHQGNEELVEVKSLIEGLDAAILLGLKKIELVYDNTLLHQYITGKKVPKQANVTALVDQMDLLLRKFNHFHSSLVSQKDLKFAFELARKAMFSQVNRTASNSKGKTTTETCAICLEVTCMNQIFQITDCLHRYCFSCMSKHVEVKLLHGMPPKCPSESCGSELKLDSCKKFLTPKLFDIMSERMKEARIPADEKIYCPYPKCSTLLSKTALQGSSKHLTAAMCPKCSGKFCINCKVPWHRDMTCHAYQIKNPSASREDQKLKSLASKKLWRQCPKCSHMVSLAEGCYHIYCRCGYEFCYTCGAEWRHKKPTCTCPIWDERNIIREEHNR, encoded by the exons ATGGCAAAAGACGCCGATATCGCTTTCAACCTCCAGGTCGAAGAGGCCCTCACCGCCTCCTTAATCGACGGCGGCGCTGCGTCCTCCGCCGCCGACGACGTCATTTTTGGTGCCGAATTATCACAACTCCTCCAAAACGACAATCTCTCCAAGTATGAACTGGACCTCCTCGATCAGTACGCAACGGAAGCGGCCGCGAAAAGGATGAGGCTCGATCTCGGACGTCAAGTCCACGATCGAGCTGTTGCTTCCCAGGTTACAAAAATTCCGGAGGTGGAGTGGAATAAAACTGGAGATAATTTCAACATACCGTACGGCGAGGGCTCCTCGTCGAAAATTGATTATGTGGTCCATGTCAAGGGTTTGGTTGAGCCAATGGCGGCTGGAATTGGCGTGGCGATATGTGATTGTAACGGTGTTTTGGTGTTTGAGGTGAGTAAGGGTTTGAGCAGTTACGAGCACCAAGGGAACGAAGAGCTTGTCGAAGTAAAATCTTTGATTGAAGGGCTCGATGCTGCCATATTGCTGGGATTGAAAAAGATTGAACTTGTCTATGATAATACTCTGCTACATCAATAC ATCACTGGGAAAAAAGTTCCGAAGCAGGCAAATGTTACTGCTTTAGTTGATCAAATGGATCTTCTTCTCAGAAAATTTAATCACTTCCACTCATCTCTTGTGTCACAAAAGGACTTGAAGTTCGCATTTGAACTTGCAAGGAAAGCTATGTTTTCTCAGGTCAATCGAACTGCAAGCAATAGCAAAGGGAAGACTACGACTGAGACCTGTGCAATTTGTTTGGAAGTTACTTGCATGAATCAAATTTTCCAAATTACTGATTGCCTTCATCGCTACTGCTTTTCGTGTATGTCAAAACATGTTGAAGTTAAGTTACTACACGGAATGCCTCCCAAGTGCCCTTCTGAGAGTTGTGGGTCTGAGCTAAAACTAGACAGCTGCAAAAAGTTTTTGACTCCTAAATTATTTGATATAATGAGTGAACGAATGAAAGAAGCTCGCATTCCTGCAGATGAAAAGATTTATTGTCCTTATCCTAAGTGTTCTACTTTGTTATCTAAGACCGCTTTACAAGGATCTTCAAAGCATTTGACGGCTGCAATGTGTCCGAAATGCAGTGGCAAATTTTGCATCAACTGCAAAGTCCCCTGGCACAGAGATATGACTTGTCATGCTTATCAAATTAAAAATCCGTCTGCTTCTAGAGAAGACCAGAAACTAAAATCTTTGGCTTCCAAGAAGCTCTGGCGTCAATGTCCTAAATGCAGTCACATGGTCTCACTGGCTGAAGGTTGCTACCACATTTATTGCAG ATGTGGATATGAGTTTTGCTATACGTGTGGAGCAGAATGGAGACACAAGAAACCAACTTGCACGTGTCCAATCTGGGATGAACGTAATATCATACGTGAAGAGCACAACAGATGA